The Pygocentrus nattereri isolate fPygNat1 chromosome 1, fPygNat1.pri, whole genome shotgun sequence genome window below encodes:
- the irak3 gene encoding interleukin-1 receptor-associated kinase 3, translated as MSGKLDPSTYLFDVPPLLMESFCKVMDSCSDSLGWRGLAARVLPNWLDVRHTELHAAAGRSPTRELVWSWAQQNKTVGDLVRVLEDMGHYRALNIFQAQDTPNVSSTPIFSKCSQSYSEEPSSPSGPHPDCVFGQARNQRPLITYAEVVEGTKNFHQDLKIGQSTFSEIYRGRRGNESFAVKVFKQENRGYWKALWEKFKTEIEVLRLCQHPNILELWGSFSEGEHYCLVSPFLPNGSLFSRLHSENTETPLSWKERLDIIKGTAKAVHYLHTAQPCMVICGNIKSSNILLDEHLQPKLSDFGMARLRPHSVNQSCTISMETTCRSNLGYLPEEYIRDGKLSVKLDIYSLGMVILEICTGQKVIQETPKHTLLRDKLSLEAEEKGCVDACLCFMDSRAGQWPIATALCLLRLGLECTSSRARARPSMDTVLQKLSQLLPLPFPPEDQPRTLDDTAPPLLPLCVQRPGSSLPVENDEMCSPLVKPQLPLESGPCECSQSEVTFLSTVEQNVSPSRAALMDNQRDYELELDLYGSCPVECSCAAGAETQSCEDCCANGFSHTQSHLPTGDESQSCQSTVENPAKRRLKNKIQMYKQGTIKTEELLSMTSE; from the exons ATGTCTGGCAAGCTAGACCCGTCCACGTATCTATTCGACGTCCCGCCGCTGTTAATGGAGTCGTTCTGTAAAGTGATGGACAGCTGCTCTGACAGCCTTGGATGGAGAGGTTTGG CCGCGCGCGTCCTGCCCAATTGGTTGGATGTGAGGCACACGGAGCTGCACGCAGCCGCTGGCAGAAGCCCGACCCGCGAACTGGTCTGGTCCTGGGCACAGCAGAATAAAACTGTCGGAGATTTAGTTCGGGTTCTGGAGGATATGGGCCACTATCGAGCGCTGAACATTTTTCAGGCACAGG ATACACCAAATGTCTCTTCAACCCCTATATTTTCTAAG TGTTCTCAGTCCTACAGTGAAGAGCCCAGTTCACCTTCAGGCCCTCACCCTGATTGCGTGTTTGGTCAAG CCAGAAACCAAAGACCCCTGATCACTTACGCAGAAGTCGTAGAAGGAACTAAGAACTTCCACCAGGATTTGAAAATTGGGCAGAGCACGTTTTCAGAAATTTACCGTGGAAGACGAGGAAATGAAAGCTTTGCTGTCAAAGTTTTTAAGCAG GAGAACAGAGGATACTGGAAGGCTTTGTGGGAGAAGTTCAAAACAGAGATTGAAGTTCTTCGACT ctgTCAGCATCCCAACATCTTGGAGCTTTGGGGCAGCTTCTCAGAGGGGGAGCATTACTGCTTGGTCTCTCCATTCCTGCCTAATGGATCACTCTTTAGTAGACTGCACAGCGAG AATACTGAAACACCTCTGTCATGGAAGGAGAGGCTTGATATCATCAAAGGAACAGCAAAGGCGGTGCACTATCTGCACACCGCACAGCCATGTATGGTTATCTGTGGCAACATCAAAAG TTCAAACATTCTGCTGGATGAGCATTTACAGCCCAAGCTGTCTGACTTTGGAATGGCCCGTCTGAGACCTCACTCTGTTAACCAAAGCTGTACCATCAGTATGGAGACAACCTGTCGCAGCAACCTGGGCTACTTACCAGAGGAGTATATACGTGATGGCAAGCTGTCTGTCAAATTAGACATTTACAGCCTTGGCATG GTCATCCTGGAGATATGCACAGGCCAGAAAGTGATACAAGAGACACCAAAGCACACTTTATTG AGGGACAAGCTaagtttagaagcagaagagaAAGGCTGTGTGGATGCCTGTCTGTGCTTTATGGATTCCAGAGCAGGACAGTGGCCCATTGCAACAGCGCTCTGTCTGCTACGTCTGGGCCTAGAGTGTACGAGTAGCCGAGCCCGAGCCAGACCCAGTATGGACACT GTGTTACAGAAGCTGAGCCAACTTCTCCCTCTGCCCTTCCCCCCTGAAGACCAGCCGCGGACGCTAGATGACACGGCCCCTCCTCTGCTACCTCTCTGCGTCCAGAGACCAGGTTCTAGCCTGCCTGTTGAGAATGATGAAATGTGCAGCCCACTGGTGAAGCCTCAACTGCCACTAGAGTCAGGGCCTTGTGAGTGCAGCCAGTCAGAGGTCACTTTCCTGAGCACTGTGGAGCAGAATGTGAGCCCCTCCAGGGCTGCTCTGATGGATAACCAAAGAGACTACGAGCTTGAGTTGGATCTGTATGGGAGCTGTCCAGTGGAGTGCAGCTGTGCAGCTGGAGCTGAAACACAGAGCTGTGAGGACTGCTGCGCAAATGGCTTCAGCCACACCCAATCACATCTCCCTACAG GTGATGAAAGCCAGTCGTGTCAGAGCACTGTTGAGAATCCAGCGAAGAGGAGGCTCAAGAATAAAATCCAGATGTATAAGCAGGGCACAATCAAGACAGAGGAACTTCTCTCAATGACATCAGAGTGA